The following proteins come from a genomic window of Nitrospirota bacterium:
- the coaD gene encoding pantetheine-phosphate adenylyltransferase, translated as MAITAIYPGTFDPITNGHLDILQRSLRLFNHIILGIGPNPKKTALFSIDERIGMVGEAIKDLPNVTVEVFDGLLVDFAKKRGASSIIRGLRAVSDFEYEFQMALMNRKLDDKIETVFLMPSEEYSYLTSTIIKVVSSLNGDISSLVPSHVNTLLKSRFKDRKDF; from the coding sequence ATGGCAATAACAGCGATATATCCAGGGACATTTGACCCTATTACTAATGGACACCTTGATATTCTTCAACGGAGCTTGAGGCTATTCAATCACATAATCCTCGGAATAGGTCCTAACCCAAAGAAGACAGCGCTTTTTTCAATTGATGAAAGGATTGGCATGGTTGGAGAGGCCATTAAGGATCTTCCAAACGTAACTGTTGAGGTATTTGATGGTCTTCTTGTTGATTTTGCAAAAAAAAGGGGGGCATCTTCCATCATTAGGGGACTAAGGGCGGTTTCAGATTTCGAGTATGAATTCCAAATGGCACTTATGAATAGAAAACTTGATGATAAAATTGAGACTGTTTTCCTCATGCCGAGCGAAGAATATTCATATCTTACATCAACTATCATTAAGGTTGTCAGCAGCTTAAATGGTGATATTTCTTCATTAGTTCCGAGTCATGTAAACACATTATTAAAAAGTAGGTTTAAGGATAGAAAGGACTTTTAA
- the kdsA gene encoding 3-deoxy-8-phosphooctulonate synthase: MSIQIGNFSITNESPLFFIAGPCVLEDDIMALEVASELRSIAEDNNIFIIFKASYDKANRTSINSYRGPGIEKGIQTLARIKAESGLPVLSDIHTPDEVDKVKDVLDILQIPAFLCRQTDLLVSAAMTRKAVNIKKGQFLSPWDMKNAVEKIKHLGNNNILVTERGTMLGYNNLVVDMRSIPVMKSFGYPVIFDATHSVQLPGGTGNASGGQREYIRPLSMAAVAAGCNGVFMEVHPEPAKALSDGATQLPLKEVRDFIQDLSRLGSFIRSEK, translated from the coding sequence ATGAGTATTCAAATAGGGAATTTCTCAATAACTAATGAAAGCCCCCTATTCTTCATTGCAGGCCCGTGTGTGCTTGAAGATGATATTATGGCATTAGAGGTTGCATCAGAACTGCGCAGCATTGCTGAAGACAATAATATATTTATTATATTCAAGGCATCATATGATAAGGCTAACAGGACATCAATAAACTCATACAGGGGCCCTGGTATTGAAAAAGGGATTCAAACACTTGCCAGGATCAAAGCTGAATCCGGACTGCCTGTCCTTTCCGACATACACACTCCTGATGAGGTAGATAAAGTTAAAGATGTGCTTGATATTTTGCAGATACCTGCATTTCTATGCAGGCAGACAGATCTATTGGTGTCAGCAGCTATGACACGAAAGGCAGTAAACATAAAAAAGGGCCAGTTTCTTTCACCATGGGATATGAAAAATGCCGTAGAGAAGATTAAACATCTCGGGAATAATAATATACTGGTCACGGAGCGCGGTACAATGTTAGGTTATAATAACCTTGTCGTTGACATGCGGTCTATACCTGTAATGAAGTCATTCGGTTATCCTGTTATATTTGATGCCACACATAGTGTCCAACTTCCCGGAGGTACTGGTAATGCATCCGGAGGTCAAAGGGAATACATCAGGCCGCTGTCCATGGCGGCTGTAGCTGCAGGTTGTAATGGGGTCTTCATGGAGGTCCATCCTGAACCCGCTAAGGCTTTGTCAGATGGCGCTACACAACTACCTCTGAAAGAAGTCAGGGATTTCATTCAGGATCTCAGCAGGCTGGGTAGTTTTATCAGAAGTGAAAAATAA
- a CDS encoding TetR/AcrR family transcriptional regulator yields MKSVNNVIGKRGDTYQRLLAATLKLISLKGYTGTSTREISSEAGVTEVTLFRHFGSKERLFEETLKNYSFLPELKVLLPELENNSFDYSEGLIRIGTRFVETLKERKLLVRIMTCEIQLYPEKIKEVHSRFIDEMINLLADYFSIRKKNGLLRNFQSEIAAKAFLGMIFSFFHMEEIVKGRNLGKNEIKRNIEEFVYIFTDGTLRGD; encoded by the coding sequence ATGAAGAGTGTAAACAATGTGATCGGGAAACGGGGAGATACATATCAAAGGCTCCTTGCCGCAACCTTGAAATTAATCTCCCTGAAGGGATATACCGGCACTTCCACAAGAGAGATCTCTTCTGAAGCAGGTGTAACGGAAGTTACCCTGTTCAGACACTTCGGTTCCAAAGAAAGACTCTTTGAGGAAACGCTGAAGAATTATTCATTCCTGCCAGAGCTCAAAGTACTTCTGCCTGAACTGGAGAACAACTCATTCGATTATAGTGAAGGGCTTATCAGGATTGGCACACGTTTCGTTGAAACACTGAAAGAGAGGAAATTATTAGTCCGGATAATGACATGTGAAATTCAGTTATATCCCGAAAAGATTAAAGAAGTACACAGCAGATTTATTGATGAGATGATAAACCTGTTGGCTGATTATTTCAGTATCCGGAAGAAGAATGGACTGCTGAGAAATTTCCAGTCTGAAATTGCAGCCAAGGCATTTCTTGGTATGATATTTTCATTTTTTCATATGGAAGAGATCGTTAAGGGCAGAAACCTGGGGAAGAATGAGATTAAACGGAATATAGAAGAGTTTGTATATATATTTACTGATGGGACTTTAAGAGGAGATTAA
- a CDS encoding KpsF/GutQ family sugar-phosphate isomerase, producing MNEIETGRRVLDVEARAIDTLRLRLDQSFVDAISLLFHCKGRVVVTGMGKSGLIGRKIAATLASTGTPAFFLHPAEGIHGDIGMIMPDDTIMAISNSGETDELLALLPVFKKINLRIICLTGKMDSTLSRISDVVLDVSIKEEACPMNIVPTASTTAALAMGDAIAVALLEKRNFRKEDFALFHPGGALGRRLLLHVEDLMHTGKDIPVVYKNSQMKDVFFEMTSKKLGVTTVLDDKDRLFGIITDGDLRRLLEREAGQEHDIFKLTAGEAATENPKVIKRDALAVSAFQIMETYSITSLVILNEDATVAGIVHLHDLLKKGIA from the coding sequence ATGAATGAGATTGAAACGGGCCGCAGGGTTCTTGATGTTGAAGCAAGGGCCATTGACACTCTAAGGTTGAGGCTTGACCAAAGCTTTGTTGATGCAATCTCCCTGCTTTTTCACTGCAAGGGGAGGGTGGTTGTTACAGGAATGGGAAAGTCAGGGTTAATCGGCAGGAAGATTGCTGCAACCCTTGCAAGTACAGGGACACCTGCATTTTTCCTGCATCCTGCCGAAGGGATACATGGAGATATCGGCATGATCATGCCTGATGACACAATAATGGCGATATCCAACAGTGGAGAGACAGATGAACTCCTTGCTTTATTGCCAGTCTTTAAAAAAATAAATCTCCGGATAATCTGTCTGACAGGTAAGATGGATTCGACCCTTTCCAGGATAAGTGATGTGGTACTGGATGTCAGCATAAAGGAAGAGGCATGTCCCATGAATATAGTACCGACAGCAAGCACTACGGCTGCGCTCGCCATGGGAGACGCGATTGCTGTTGCCCTCCTCGAAAAACGTAACTTCAGGAAGGAGGATTTCGCGTTATTTCACCCGGGCGGGGCGCTCGGGAGGCGGCTTCTTCTGCATGTAGAAGACCTGATGCATACGGGTAAGGATATACCTGTCGTTTACAAAAACAGTCAGATGAAAGATGTATTCTTTGAAATGACCTCAAAGAAGTTAGGGGTCACGACGGTTCTCGATGATAAAGACAGGCTTTTCGGGATTATAACAGACGGCGATCTGCGAAGATTGCTTGAACGTGAAGCAGGTCAGGAACATGACATATTTAAACTTACGGCCGGTGAGGCAGCCACGGAAAACCCAAAAGTAATTAAACGGGACGCTCTTGCAGTATCAGCATTTCAGATAATGGAGACATATTCAATAACTTCACTTGTCATTTTAAATGAGGATGCAACAGTAGCAGGTATAGTCCATCTTCATGACCTCTTAAAGAAGGGAATCGCATAA
- a CDS encoding Lrp/AsnC ligand binding domain-containing protein, whose product MIKKSGKVYLLINTDIGKERIVRDELRRLEHVSCADMITGRYDIIAILEGDAVGDIFATVISNIRAIKGIVRTESNLVFE is encoded by the coding sequence ATGATAAAAAAAAGCGGCAAGGTTTATTTATTAATAAATACAGACATTGGCAAGGAGAGGATTGTAAGGGATGAATTAAGGAGGTTAGAGCATGTAAGTTGTGCAGATATGATTACGGGACGATATGACATTATCGCAATTCTTGAAGGTGATGCTGTCGGCGACATATTTGCAACTGTCATCAGCAACATCAGGGCTATTAAAGGTATAGTCAGAACAGAATCAAATTTGGTTTTTGAGTAA
- a CDS encoding DUF4388 domain-containing protein — translation MSLEGSIKEFGLAEILQLISMQKKSGVVSISHENESTSLYFDNGQLVFATSIFGGETKRLGEILVNSGKLTERNVENTLRMQEVSKDKIGKLFVSSGLISTDDVKDALQQQLMDVIFHVLRWRDGHYKFNACEIDYDREFQIPVQTDFILMEGSRMVDEWGYIESKIPAANVIFSQTDKGSEVEQLFSKLSPDELSIYNLVDGNRDISDILTVSQLGKFPVFRIMLTLMMSGFITPSSLSNKQINSGSGQGNTEPVETSAEVHKEKAEYRIRLKYAFQMAILIFVISFILLLLPAGEMVGLGKVQEISDTLRQYRTAANLNRLKRAISYYYLVNGNIPDSLSTLYSDKYVGDSIISDEWHNQFVYEKYPDDNSSSDYRLYSRGKDNAALTPDDIY, via the coding sequence ATGTCCTTAGAAGGTTCTATAAAAGAGTTCGGCCTGGCAGAGATACTGCAACTCATCTCCATGCAAAAAAAGAGCGGAGTTGTCTCCATCTCACATGAAAATGAATCAACATCTTTGTATTTTGACAATGGTCAGCTTGTGTTCGCCACATCCATATTCGGGGGGGAAACCAAGCGTCTCGGAGAGATACTTGTTAATTCCGGCAAACTGACAGAACGGAATGTCGAGAATACCCTGCGCATGCAGGAGGTGTCAAAGGATAAAATAGGTAAATTATTCGTTTCTTCCGGTCTAATATCCACAGATGATGTAAAAGATGCCTTGCAGCAGCAGCTGATGGATGTAATTTTTCATGTGTTGAGATGGAGAGACGGGCACTATAAGTTTAACGCATGTGAAATAGATTATGACAGGGAATTTCAGATACCGGTACAAACTGATTTTATTCTTATGGAAGGCTCGAGAATGGTTGATGAATGGGGTTACATTGAGAGCAAGATACCTGCTGCTAATGTCATATTTTCACAAACTGACAAAGGAAGTGAAGTGGAGCAGCTATTTTCAAAATTAAGTCCTGATGAATTATCAATTTATAATCTGGTAGACGGTAATCGTGACATCTCTGATATTTTAACAGTCTCTCAACTTGGGAAATTCCCTGTTTTCAGGATCATGCTGACTCTGATGATGTCAGGTTTTATAACACCATCATCCCTGTCAAATAAACAGATAAATTCAGGATCAGGGCAAGGTAATACTGAACCAGTAGAGACATCTGCAGAGGTACATAAAGAAAAAGCAGAGTACAGGATCAGGCTGAAGTACGCATTTCAGATGGCAATTCTTATCTTCGTAATCAGCTTTATTCTTTTATTATTACCAGCCGGTGAAATGGTGGGTCTGGGTAAAGTGCAGGAGATATCAGATACCCTCAGGCAGTATCGTACAGCCGCTAATCTGAACCGACTAAAAAGGGCAATCAGTTATTACTATCTGGTCAACGGAAATATTCCTGACTCTCTTTCAACCCTATATTCTGATAAATACGTTGGAGACTCCATCATTTCGGATGAATGGCATAATCAGTTTGTATATGAAAAATATCCTGATGACAACTCGTCATCTGACTATAGATTATACAGCAGGGGTAAAGACAATGCAGCATTGACACCCGATGACATTTATTAA
- a CDS encoding HAD-IIIA family hydrolase — protein MIEFLLLDVDGILTDGRIFIDSYGNELKTFHIHDGYGIYLLKKSGIGVGIISGRSSRSVEYRAKELNITEVYQGITDKVSVYKQIAGKYNLADEQVAFMGDDLIDLPLLSIVGFSATAADAVREVREAVDMISDKMGGGGAVREVTDFILKSKGRI, from the coding sequence ATGATTGAATTCCTCCTGCTTGATGTTGACGGAATCCTTACTGATGGCAGGATTTTTATAGATAGTTACGGTAATGAGCTCAAGACATTTCATATTCATGACGGATATGGAATCTATCTCCTGAAAAAATCGGGTATAGGCGTTGGAATAATTTCCGGAAGAAGTTCCAGATCTGTAGAATACAGGGCTAAGGAACTCAACATTACTGAAGTATATCAGGGCATAACTGATAAGGTTTCAGTTTATAAACAAATAGCCGGGAAATACAACCTTGCAGATGAGCAGGTTGCATTTATGGGCGACGACCTCATTGATCTCCCCCTGCTTAGCATTGTCGGATTTTCTGCAACGGCTGCTGATGCAGTGAGGGAGGTCAGAGAGGCGGTAGATATGATATCAGATAAAATGGGGGGAGGCGGGGCAGTACGAGAGGTTACAGATTTCATTCTTAAATCGAAGGGTAGAATTTGA
- the pgsA gene encoding CDP-diacylglycerol--glycerol-3-phosphate 3-phosphatidyltransferase, translating into MNLPNFLTILRILLIPFFIIVFAVPSITRSNWAAIIFILASLTDWIDGYIARKYGQVTLSGKLLDPVADKLLVLSALIMLVEFHRVPSWLAIVIVGRDVAITGLRAIASSIGIVIAAKEMGKIKTLVQIIAIVFLILNYPVFFSSRVIDLHTFGSVILWYSAILSLISAGDYIFRFWKGVKKT; encoded by the coding sequence TTGAATCTGCCAAATTTCCTTACCATTCTAAGAATATTATTAATACCATTTTTTATAATAGTATTTGCAGTTCCATCAATAACAAGATCTAACTGGGCTGCAATTATCTTTATCCTTGCATCCCTGACAGACTGGATTGACGGCTACATTGCCCGGAAATATGGACAGGTAACATTGTCAGGAAAACTACTTGACCCTGTTGCTGACAAGCTCCTTGTATTATCTGCTTTAATCATGCTCGTGGAATTTCACAGAGTCCCTTCATGGCTCGCTATAGTGATAGTAGGCAGAGATGTCGCCATAACAGGTCTGAGGGCTATAGCGTCATCAATCGGAATCGTAATAGCCGCTAAAGAAATGGGAAAGATAAAAACTTTAGTGCAAATTATTGCAATAGTGTTTCTTATTCTTAACTATCCTGTTTTCTTCAGTTCAAGGGTTATTGATTTACATACTTTTGGATCTGTAATACTATGGTATTCAGCCATCCTCTCATTAATATCAGCAGGCGATTATATATTCAGGTTCTGGAAAGGTGTGAAAAAGACATGA
- a CDS encoding TolC family protein, whose amino-acid sequence MHFIVLSVLSVLLLLCHPAGAGDLTVSLDEAYNLALKNHEAVKVAGEGLYQLEQTRKKAVSNILPSLTAEGSYTRYSKEKSSAITVLQPDYSLNYSLTISLPLYRGGKEWSALRQAKHMIDAGEKVVGITKEDVVLAVSYAYLGRLKIQKEIEIKEADLKRAEEWSRVASARFKVGEVTKTAVLRADAETAGIQADLSRVRKELLTSEVRLSRLIGLKPGFDISEPPQKHVPDGTINDFIQTALNNRKDYLKSSADVEIAREGVQYAKAGYKPTLRLDGVYSGRDQDPVASAFFNKESMFASITLTYPLYEGGLRVAEVREAESKYREAVLNKISLKKEIEIEVRDASYNIDAINSSIEFYRTQVSFAEENYNTVFKQFTYGLAVNADVIDAKSTLVTAQSDLSNNTIDLQLAIIELKKRMGLILNEVVAEGQKPEYPGQK is encoded by the coding sequence ATGCATTTTATCGTTCTATCAGTATTATCAGTATTGCTTCTTTTATGCCATCCTGCCGGTGCAGGCGATCTCACGGTTTCACTTGATGAGGCATATAACCTGGCTTTAAAAAATCATGAGGCTGTAAAAGTCGCCGGCGAGGGCCTTTATCAACTGGAACAGACAAGGAAGAAGGCTGTATCAAACATTCTTCCATCTTTGACTGCAGAGGGAAGTTACACCAGGTATTCAAAGGAAAAGAGTTCCGCCATCACTGTCCTGCAGCCGGATTACAGTCTGAATTACAGCCTGACAATATCTCTGCCGCTGTACAGGGGAGGTAAAGAGTGGAGTGCCTTGAGACAGGCAAAGCACATGATTGATGCCGGTGAAAAAGTTGTAGGAATTACTAAGGAAGACGTAGTTCTGGCGGTATCATATGCTTACTTAGGCAGGCTAAAGATTCAGAAAGAGATAGAAATAAAAGAGGCAGACTTAAAACGGGCTGAAGAATGGAGCAGAGTGGCGAGTGCACGATTCAAGGTGGGCGAGGTTACAAAAACCGCAGTGCTGAGGGCTGACGCAGAAACAGCAGGCATACAAGCTGATCTCTCAAGGGTAAGGAAGGAGCTGCTAACCTCAGAAGTCCGCTTGTCCAGGCTTATTGGTCTAAAGCCTGGATTTGATATATCAGAGCCGCCGCAGAAGCACGTACCTGATGGTACAATTAATGATTTCATTCAAACCGCACTTAATAACAGGAAGGATTATCTAAAATCAAGTGCTGATGTTGAAATCGCAAGAGAGGGCGTGCAATACGCTAAAGCTGGATACAAGCCTACTCTGCGGCTCGACGGTGTCTACTCTGGAAGGGACCAGGACCCTGTCGCATCTGCCTTCTTTAACAAAGAGAGTATGTTTGCGTCTATTACCCTCACATATCCTTTATACGAGGGTGGGTTGAGGGTGGCAGAGGTCAGGGAGGCGGAAAGTAAATACAGAGAGGCCGTATTAAATAAAATAAGCCTTAAAAAGGAGATTGAAATTGAGGTTCGGGACGCTTCATACAATATAGATGCCATTAATTCTTCAATAGAGTTTTACAGGACACAGGTATCATTTGCAGAGGAAAATTACAACACAGTATTTAAACAATTCACATACGGACTTGCTGTTAATGCTGATGTCATAGATGCCAAATCAACACTTGTAACAGCACAAAGCGATCTCTCCAACAACACTATAGATCTTCAGCTGGCGATTATTGAATTAAAAAAGAGAATGGGGCTGATTCTTAACGAGGTGGTTGCGGAGGGACAGAAGCCTGAATACCCGGGTCAGAAATGA
- the plsY gene encoding glycerol-3-phosphate 1-O-acyltransferase PlsY: protein MTVIKMLMVFISYFAGSIPFGMIISTIMGAGDIRKQGSGNIGATNVLRTTGKFGGALTLLLDALKGAVPVLIAKSLWGLDNWTLAIALAAILGHNYTIFLKFRGGKGVATSLGVLFALWPYIGVITMSIWIAGMFIWKYSSLAALISFGILPVVTSIGERSISFSIFSIIISALLYFRHIENIRRLLAGQEGKIGAGRSKPMILLLIILVSSNAAFAETAVAYDRLMPVELERLWNERQSAVASGDLKAADNIINEIVKTKYKLGINRIDVISALLVREGYLALEDGMPEKADRLSKIAMEISPDYAPSHYLAAKSLRSMSGAGKGEIVNEYLAGVRSSISDFWTLFNYVGRLYTVILLALSISIMVFTVSLCCRFIPLFLHTFKEITSGFLNSPFNVIFFIIIAFVSLLFGIAWFVLMWIVISWIYMSRNDKIFATCCIILLLLLPGVLQYSTLYLTAHNNVTLQGLIAAERGYGEPGLIEILKDQERKEPDNNYITFSIAYLSNKDDRTEDSLTYFEKLTGSSLRNIRINALNSIGNINFYRGNFDKAIAYYMDTIKISPESALPFYNLSQAYREKLLFSEAGKSYETAKKISIHDVERFTSLSAKGDGYRVIEYPISMRDLWHVALTTSDETAILVNDILQALIRIPAERFPFLGISLGIILSVLSYIKPKTPMAYYCPDCNRSVCGRCTGSRIFGGICKTCKRGEQQSGTPALRRMQIYFLIPGLWHMLSGHIIKGIFLSMIFGAGISGLIVWRAYNTWETAYYQPVRSFILWISLITLSYLLLYFSGIRPFRSSLRQ from the coding sequence ATGACTGTTATCAAGATGCTCATGGTCTTCATAAGCTACTTTGCCGGGTCTATTCCATTCGGGATGATCATTTCAACGATTATGGGGGCCGGAGATATCAGGAAGCAGGGAAGTGGCAACATCGGAGCAACAAATGTATTAAGAACGACAGGGAAGTTCGGAGGCGCCTTGACATTATTGCTGGATGCCCTTAAGGGAGCAGTACCCGTATTAATCGCAAAATCATTATGGGGGCTTGATAACTGGACACTTGCAATCGCATTAGCAGCAATACTTGGTCATAATTATACTATATTCCTTAAATTCAGGGGGGGCAAGGGTGTTGCAACCAGCCTCGGTGTCCTTTTCGCATTATGGCCGTATATCGGTGTTATTACAATGAGTATATGGATAGCGGGCATGTTTATTTGGAAGTATTCATCGCTCGCAGCCCTAATATCATTTGGCATCCTCCCCGTTGTCACTTCAATAGGGGAAAGAAGCATTTCGTTTTCTATCTTTTCTATAATCATCTCTGCACTTCTTTATTTCAGACATATTGAGAACATCAGGAGACTGCTTGCCGGCCAGGAAGGAAAGATAGGAGCAGGGCGGAGCAAGCCAATGATCCTGCTACTCATAATTCTTGTCTCATCAAACGCCGCTTTCGCAGAAACTGCGGTTGCTTATGACAGGCTGATGCCGGTAGAATTGGAAAGGTTATGGAATGAGAGACAGAGCGCTGTAGCGTCGGGAGATCTCAAGGCTGCTGACAATATTATTAATGAAATTGTGAAAACCAAATACAAGCTTGGGATTAACAGAATAGACGTTATATCCGCCCTGCTTGTCCGTGAGGGATACCTGGCTCTTGAAGACGGTATGCCTGAAAAGGCTGATCGTCTCAGCAAAATAGCCATGGAGATCTCGCCGGATTACGCACCATCTCATTATCTGGCTGCAAAATCACTTCGCAGCATGTCAGGCGCAGGCAAAGGAGAAATAGTAAATGAATATCTGGCAGGAGTCAGGTCGTCAATAAGCGACTTCTGGACATTGTTTAACTACGTTGGAAGGCTTTACACAGTAATTCTCCTTGCTTTAAGTATTTCGATCATGGTATTCACTGTTTCTCTCTGCTGCCGTTTTATTCCTCTCTTCCTTCATACATTTAAAGAGATAACATCCGGATTTTTAAATAGTCCTTTCAATGTAATATTCTTTATAATAATAGCCTTTGTTTCCCTTCTATTCGGAATTGCCTGGTTTGTATTAATGTGGATAGTAATTTCATGGATATATATGAGTAGAAATGACAAGATATTTGCGACATGCTGCATCATCTTACTGCTGTTATTGCCAGGAGTGCTTCAATACAGTACATTGTATTTGACAGCCCATAATAATGTGACACTTCAGGGTCTTATTGCCGCAGAACGGGGTTATGGCGAGCCTGGCCTTATAGAGATTTTAAAGGATCAAGAGCGAAAGGAACCAGACAACAATTACATAACTTTTTCCATAGCATACCTGTCCAATAAAGATGATAGGACTGAGGACTCTTTGACTTATTTTGAAAAACTTACTGGCTCCAGCCTCAGGAATATCAGAATAAATGCTCTAAACTCTATAGGCAACATCAATTTCTACAGAGGGAATTTTGATAAGGCAATTGCATATTATATGGATACTATTAAGATATCGCCTGAGTCTGCTCTCCCTTTTTATAATCTTAGTCAGGCATACAGAGAAAAACTTCTTTTTTCCGAGGCCGGGAAAAGTTATGAAACAGCCAAGAAAATCAGCATTCATGACGTTGAACGATTTACATCCCTGTCAGCTAAGGGGGATGGATACCGTGTTATTGAATATCCGATTTCTATGCGTGACTTATGGCATGTTGCGTTAACAACTTCAGACGAGACTGCAATATTAGTCAACGACATACTTCAGGCTTTAATAAGAATACCCGCCGAAAGGTTTCCATTTCTTGGGATCAGCCTGGGGATAATACTGTCGGTACTTTCTTATATCAAACCAAAAACACCTATGGCATATTATTGCCCTGATTGTAACAGGAGTGTGTGCGGCAGATGCACCGGCTCGCGAATCTTTGGGGGAATTTGTAAGACATGCAAGCGAGGAGAGCAGCAAAGTGGTACTCCGGCGTTAAGAAGAATGCAAATATATTTTCTTATACCCGGCCTATGGCATATGCTCAGTGGACATATTATCAAAGGCATCTTTTTGAGTATGATTTTCGGCGCAGGAATCTCCGGGCTAATTGTATGGAGGGCTTATAATACCTGGGAGACAGCATACTATCAGCCGGTGCGGTCTTTTATCCTATGGATATCATTGATAACATTATCATATTTGTTACTGTATTTTTCCGGAATACGTCCATTCAGGTCCAGTCTCAGGCAATGA
- the rsmD gene encoding 16S rRNA (guanine(966)-N(2))-methyltransferase RsmD: MLRIISGSAKGRKLQVPSGTKIRPTSDKVRESLFNIIGRDNIVGSTFLDLFAGSGAVGIEAISRGAACATLIDNHVKHIRVLKENIRICGFQQSCEVIFGDSITIIDRLTLGERSYDILFADPPYNYNNWSDLLLKIIKNVRIAGYGFLICEHSSKVSMPNLLIDFEDYGKYVYGDSTLTVYRKHGNNSDISRDI, translated from the coding sequence ATGCTCAGGATTATCTCTGGGAGTGCAAAGGGTCGTAAACTCCAGGTTCCTTCCGGTACTAAGATAAGACCTACTTCAGATAAGGTAAGGGAGTCTTTGTTTAACATAATAGGTCGCGACAACATAGTGGGCTCAACGTTTCTTGACCTTTTCGCCGGGTCGGGTGCTGTTGGAATTGAAGCCATTAGTCGAGGTGCAGCGTGCGCCACATTAATAGACAATCATGTCAAACATATAAGAGTGTTAAAAGAAAATATCAGGATTTGCGGATTTCAACAATCATGTGAAGTTATCTTTGGAGATTCAATTACCATTATTGACAGATTAACCCTGGGCGAAAGGTCCTATGACATATTATTTGCCGACCCGCCATATAATTATAATAATTGGTCTGACCTCTTGTTAAAGATAATTAAAAATGTTAGAATTGCGGGTTACGGATTTCTTATTTGTGAACATTCTTCAAAGGTTTCTATGCCGAATCTACTGATAGACTTTGAAGATTATGGCAAGTATGTCTATGGAGATTCGACTTTAACGGTTTACAGAAAACATGGCAATAACAGCGATATATCCAGGGACATTTGA